AGCAAGCGGACAGCCCATTGATGTTAATGTCATCGTAACGATTGCTAAGCCCTCATCTGTTAAATCTACTTCATATACTAAGCCTAAGTTGACGATATCAATGCCTAACTCAGGGTCAATTACGTTTTCCAATGCACCTAACATACTTTCTTTCATATCGTGATCAATTGCCATTTTAAATTTCCCCTTTCGCCATGGTGTTAATGTTAATCATAGCAGAACGCATGATTTATGCCAAACAATGCGCCATAAATTGCGTGACTTGCAAAATTCCGTTTCTCGATACCGCATGCCCTGCTTTTCGTTCTGCCAAATAAGTAATATGTGCCGCTTTTTTTTCTTTTTCCAGTTGTTCAACATAATCTCGGCTCATATGATAAGGAACGACCGTATCGCGCTCACCATGCCAGAAAATAATCGGTTTGTTTGCCCATAATTCCTCATGCTGCTCCATATCAAATTTTTGCAGCATTTGAAGCAAGCCTGTTTGCTGTTCTTCAGACAACGGAAATGTTACGCCTTTTTGCTTTAGATCCTCTACTTGATGGAGGGCCAGTTTCGTATAGCTTGTTGTACCCATACAAATACCTGCCGTTTCAATCCATGGATAGATCGCTAAACAGCCTGAAGTGACGATTCCGCCCATTGAAGTTCCGGCAATCCCAACCTTGTTTCCTGCCAAGTTTTTCAGCTTCAATTCTCCATAAATAGTATGTACTTCTTCCACTGACTTTAATACAATTTTCCAGAAGTTAAAGTTCATCTGGTCTTCCGTCAATTGATTCGAGCGCTCACCATGCATTAACGCATCCGGTAGTATAACGCGTACACCCTGTTGCACAAACTGATAAGCGTAATGTAAATTATGTTCCTTTGCGCTTAAAAAACCATGAAGAAAAATAACGACCGGTGTTTGCTCATCCATCGTTTCATCATATACATGCAGTAATGGAATGGACTTCCATTGTTCTTTGTCAACTATCAAATTTCTCACCTCTTTGTTTACATTAGCAAAAATTGGTCAATGTTTCAAAACTTTGACGAATGCTATTTTTGCACGTTACAATTATACCCAGGCTAAAGGAGGCTTACTCTTATGAACGAACATTTAATTGTATTAGATTTAGACGGCACTTTATTGACGGACGAGAAAAAAATTTCTGCGCTGACAAAGGAAACTTTGTTAAAAGCAAAAGAAGCAGGTCATCAGGTGATGATCGCGACAGGACGTCCGTATCGTGCGAGTCAGCTTTATTACCAGGAGCTGAGTTTAACAACTCCGATTGTCAATTTCAACGGAGCCCTCATCCACCACCCTAAAAATCCGATGTGGAAAACGATTCATACAACAGTCAATTTAAGTGTAGTCCATGATGTTGTAGAATCTGTTCATAAATATGAATACGACAACTTAATCGCCGAAGTAATGGATGACGTGTATCTCCATCGTGAAGATGAAGGTGTGCTTCAGTTGCTGCATATGGGCAACCCGAATATTCTAACAGGCGATCTGAAAAATACATTAAAAGAAGACCCGACAAGTTTGCTTATTCAAGCCGATGATGTAAATACACCGATTATCCGCAAACATTTGCAGGATGTTCACGCTGAACTGATCGAGCACCGACGTTGGGGAGCTCCATTCCCGATTATTGAAATTGTCCATAAAGGGTTAAGTAAAGCAGTAGGCATCGACTATATTGCAAAAGAAATGGGCATTCCCCGTGAACGCATCATTGCATTTGGCGATGAGGACAACGACTTGGAAATGATTGAATACGCAGGCGTTGGCGTTGCGATGAGTAACGGTATCGACGACTTGAAAACAATCGCCAATGAAATTACGCTATCGAACAACGAAGACGGCATAGGGAAATTTTTGCAGGACCGATTAAAACTATAATAAAATATAAACAGCCTGGAAAAGCATGTTGTCTGCTTCTCCAGGCTGTTTTATTTAGTGCGCTGAATTCTCGGCACGGCGTTTTTTTCCGCGCTTCATAATCACAACCATAAATGCTGTGTATAAAACAACGACCAATCCAAGTGCCACAATATAAGAGGTGTTAATGCCACGTGCTTCAATTACTTGGTACACTTCGACCATTTCACGGTCTAAAATAATCGCATAGTTGCCGTCCTTATTTTCACGGATGATTTCACTGTTGAACATTCCGCGAACTTCTTTTCCTTCACCCAGCTCAGCCACAGGAATATGCACTCGTTTTGTTTTACTACTATTATTAATGACAACGATCCATGTTTCTTCATCGGATTTGCGTTCAAATACAACATAGCCGTCTTTATTTTCTAGCCATTTAAATTCTCCGTTTCGCAAAGTATCGGAATCATTTCTTAATGACTGGAGCTTCCCGACATAATCGGCTAATTCCGAGTCTGTTTTAAAATTGTAGTACTGGTGTGCTTCAACACCCGCTTCCCCATTCATCGCAATTTCAGATCCATATTGTACGATTGGCACACCTGGAAGTAAAAGCGTGCTCGCAATGGAAATTTTACTGCGTGTCGGTGGATACATACCTTCCTCTGTTGCCGCCAATGTGAAGCGGTTCGACCAGATAGTATCGGTCATCGATAATACCGGAGTCCCTGAAAGCATTTCCTCGATATGAGGCTCCAGTACTGTCGTATTTAAATCAACATTTTTAAATGCATTCGTAAAGTTGGCCGCAGTATCACTGTAAAATTTCGCGTCAAAATCTGCATCACTTTCTGCATTCGCAATAACATAGGCACCTGCTGCTTTTAACTGTTCAATAAAGCGATTTAAAAAAGCAGTATCGGCTTGTTCAATATTCGTCAGTCGAACCCCGTCTAGTTTATATGTATTTACAAATTGTACAGCACTGTTGATGAGCTCATTCTGTACTTCTTCATTCGTTAAGTCCCACTGTATTTTCCCATCATTTTCAGATGCCACAAATCCTTGTTTTTCAGCAAGTTCATGGTTTGGACTAACATTGGAAATCGGGAAATCAACCATCATTTTGATTTCACGTTTTTGATACGCCTCGACCATGTTTTTAAATTCCTCTGCTGTTCCAAAACGGTGGTCGAACATTGTATAGCTCGTAGGCATCGACCCATCATATTTTTCAGTCTCAAATACAGAGCCAATTGACAGTATCGTATAGCCCATATTTGCAACATAATCGATTTTCTTCAGCAATCCATTGAAATCCCCGCCAGCAAACATCGTCGGGTCTTGCGCATTTACTGTATCATCATCATTTTTACCGGTACCATTAAAGAAACGGTCCACTAAAACATCATATATACTTTCATCTGCAATTGTACGCTCTTCCGCATTTGCAACAGCAGCAACTGACAATGAAGTCGAAAGCAGCACACCCGCAGCTAATGTACGAAACCATTTATTAAATCCCATTCATTTCCCTCTCTTTCATATACAGTCCATCGTCATTTTACCAAAAAAGGTATAAATGTAGCTAGCTTAAATAGTTATTTATAGGAAATTCAACAAATACGTGTCAGAAATGTGTATAGAGTGTTTAATATGGTTAGGTATTGACGGCGCGTTGTGTTTTATTAGAAGGTTTCAGGTGGAATCTGGAACGTTGAGGGGGATGAAGTAGAACAACCTGAATCTAATGTGGAACAATTTACTCCAAAAGTTGAACGAATCTTGGCGAATGTAGAAACTGCTGGGATATTAGAACTTTACAGGTGAAATGTAGAACGTTGAGTCAGGAAAGTAGAACACTGACGACCTAATATAGAACGTCTCTCCTCAAAAGTTGAACATATGCATCTGAATGTAGAACACCCGGAGATATTAGAACTTTCAGGTTGTAATGTGGAAAGAGGAAACCAAAAAGTAGAACACCTCTCCCCTAATGTAGAACAAAACACTATAAAAGTAGAACGAATCCCCTTAAAAGTAGAATCCTCCCTTCTCCATACAAAAAAGCGTGTAAAAAGCCACCTCCACTTTTTACACGCTTCAATCTTTATTAGAAGTTTACACCGATACCCATGCTTAAGCCTAAGTATAATGTGATTAATAGAACGATACCGAATAGTACCCAGAACATATTGACAGATTTGCCTTTGCTTTTGCGTACTAATACCATTTCCATAAAGCCGATTACTAAAATACCAAATAACACTTTCATATCATAGTTCATGCCGCTTTCAGTAATCTTATCGCGCCATTCCAGGAATAAAGACAACCCTGTTACGATTACTAAAATATACATTACACGTAAGATCATGTGTACTGCTTTCATCTTTTTGCCGGATAATGCAGCGATAAAGAATAATATTAATGCTATTACCCAAGTCGTGATGTGCATATGCGTCGTACTAGTTAAGAAATCCACGAATTTTCCACCTCTTCTATTTATTCTCTACAGGCAATATCCTACCATGTAAAGCCCTATAAATTCAATTGAATCTGCCAAGTGTTCTATGAGTTGTCATAAAAAAACGAAACTTTTCCGCAAAAAAGCAGTAGATTTTCCTTCCACCAGAAAATCTACTGCCTATTAAAAGCGAATCTAGCAATCTGCAGCTATGAATATCCTAATTTAATTAAGCAAATCGGTTTGCTAAAGTCCCGATTCCTTCAATTGCGATTTTCACTTCATCGCCTGCTTTTAAAAATTGAGGCGGGTTCATCCCTTTTCCGACTCCGGCAGGCGTACCTGTTAAAATAACATCACCCGGCTCTAACGTTACATATTTTGAAACTGTCTCAATAATTTCGGAAACAGAGAACAACATATCTTTCGTCGATCCATTTTGGCGTACTTCACCATTTACTTTCGTCACAATCGATAAAGTATGCGGATCAGGAATTTCATCTTTTGTTACTAAATACGGCCCCATTGGACAGCTGCCTTCCAAGCTCTTGCCTAAGAAGAACTGTTTATGCTTCTCCTGTGCATCACGGGCTGTAAGATCATTGGCAATTGTATAGCCGAACACATAGTCAAATGCCATTGCTTTTGGAACATTTTTTCCGCGCTTGCCGATTACAACAGCCAACTCTCCTTCATAATCAAGAGAATCCGTCACCTCTGCATGCACAGGTAATGTTGATTCATCCGGGGCAATTGCAGTTGGTGACTTTGTGAAGACAACGATATGTTCCGGTGCCTTTTCTGCACCCATTTCACGGGCATGATCACTGTAATTTTTACCAACACATAAAATATTTTTCGGTGTACGAGGAACTGGCGACAGCCACTCAATATCAGAATAAGCCAGTTTGAACTGAGCTCCACCTTCATGATTCTGAGCTGCCTCTACTAATTTACGAACTTGCTCAACAAATTCATAGCCATGTGCAATCCCGTCAATAATTGTTTTCGGAAAGTCTTTTAGTACATTAAGTTGGTTTTGGATTTCGATAACATCCCAAACTGCCTCTTCTTTTTTTACTTTTGGGCCAAACTTTACTTGTTCGTTTACTTTAAATGATAACAATTTCATAACGTGGAGCACTCCTTCTGTTTTTTTACATCATACATTAAAATATAAACAATTGCCTTACTTTTCTGACAAAAAGGGGCTTAATTCGTAAAACTAAGCTTTCGGTGCATCTTTGTTCACGTTTTACGTTCTGCAGGTTTGCCGTAAGTAAATCTTTTCAGTAATGCTTCAATCGGTCCTTGTTTATATTTCGAGAAATAGATCTCCGCAAATAGTACTTGGATAACGAAAATTCCGACCGCCATATAAATCCCCATTTGCACATCCACTTTTCCGTATAAACCGAAGCCCCAATTGTAGAACAGCACCGTACAAATAACGGACTGCATCAGGTAAAGCGTGAGAGACATACGACCAGCCTTTGCAATCGGCGTCAGCAGTTTTACTATGACCGGCAATTGTGTCAACAATGTTATGGCTGCCATATAGCCAATCGCAAGCAGCGGTCCGCCGATATAAACTTGCAAGTATTCATTGCCCAATGTTTGGTCACCTGATATCGGCAAGCTCTTCATATAAAGTCCGCCGCCTATACCAGCAACAGCCAAAATGATCCAAACTATGATTTTTTCTTTTGCCCGCTCGATCATACGCCATTTTGCAAGTGCTGCACCAAACAGCATATAAGGTAATATTGTAAATAAAGACGAAATCCACATCATGACACTCATCTGAATCGATAAATCATCAAGACGCTGCATAAATGCATCCGTCCAGTTCCCGATACCATATGCTGTTAAGGCACTTTGCATTGCTTCAATATCGACAGGGAAACTATCCATTGATGCCGAAAAAAAACCTGCCGCGACATATAAACTTAAATTAAAACCATGATACAAAGCATTCACCGCAACCGCCACAAGCAGGAGCCATTT
This window of the Solibacillus isronensis genome carries:
- a CDS encoding DUF418 domain-containing protein — translated: MDFRPVGTNERVATLDILRGVSLLGILLVNMFGFYLPMPHITDLSSWFNEVQDIILQQLLDIYVQSSFYPLFSMLFGYGLAMQFVKANETGADFYRFAPKRLILLFCIGMFHAIVIWWGDILATYAFCGVFLIALIRIKAKWLLLVAVAVNALYHGFNLSLYVAAGFFSASMDSFPVDIEAMQSALTAYGIGNWTDAFMQRLDDLSIQMSVMMWISSLFTILPYMLFGAALAKWRMIERAKEKIIVWIILAVAGIGGGLYMKSLPISGDQTLGNEYLQVYIGGPLLAIGYMAAITLLTQLPVIVKLLTPIAKAGRMSLTLYLMQSVICTVLFYNWGFGLYGKVDVQMGIYMAVGIFVIQVLFAEIYFSKYKQGPIEALLKRFTYGKPAERKT
- a CDS encoding dienelactone hydrolase family protein, producing MIVDKEQWKSIPLLHVYDETMDEQTPVVIFLHGFLSAKEHNLHYAYQFVQQGVRVILPDALMHGERSNQLTEDQMNFNFWKIVLKSVEEVHTIYGELKLKNLAGNKVGIAGTSMGGIVTSGCLAIYPWIETAGICMGTTSYTKLALHQVEDLKQKGVTFPLSEEQQTGLLQMLQKFDMEQHEELWANKPIIFWHGERDTVVPYHMSRDYVEQLEKEKKAAHITYLAERKAGHAVSRNGILQVTQFMAHCLA
- a CDS encoding metal-sulfur cluster assembly factor — protein: MDHDMKESMLGALENVIDPELGIDIVNLGLVYEVDLTDEGLAIVTMTLTSMGCPLAPVIVDQVTTALSELPEVKEVKVDIVWQPAWSKDNMSRYAKMALGIR
- a CDS encoding alpha-amylase family glycosyl hydrolase; translated protein: MGFNKWFRTLAAGVLLSTSLSVAAVANAEERTIADESIYDVLVDRFFNGTGKNDDDTVNAQDPTMFAGGDFNGLLKKIDYVANMGYTILSIGSVFETEKYDGSMPTSYTMFDHRFGTAEEFKNMVEAYQKREIKMMVDFPISNVSPNHELAEKQGFVASENDGKIQWDLTNEEVQNELINSAVQFVNTYKLDGVRLTNIEQADTAFLNRFIEQLKAAGAYVIANAESDADFDAKFYSDTAANFTNAFKNVDLNTTVLEPHIEEMLSGTPVLSMTDTIWSNRFTLAATEEGMYPPTRSKISIASTLLLPGVPIVQYGSEIAMNGEAGVEAHQYYNFKTDSELADYVGKLQSLRNDSDTLRNGEFKWLENKDGYVVFERKSDEETWIVVINNSSKTKRVHIPVAELGEGKEVRGMFNSEIIRENKDGNYAIILDREMVEVYQVIEARGINTSYIVALGLVVVLYTAFMVVIMKRGKKRRAENSAH
- a CDS encoding fumarylacetoacetate hydrolase family protein: MKLLSFKVNEQVKFGPKVKKEEAVWDVIEIQNQLNVLKDFPKTIIDGIAHGYEFVEQVRKLVEAAQNHEGGAQFKLAYSDIEWLSPVPRTPKNILCVGKNYSDHAREMGAEKAPEHIVVFTKSPTAIAPDESTLPVHAEVTDSLDYEGELAVVIGKRGKNVPKAMAFDYVFGYTIANDLTARDAQEKHKQFFLGKSLEGSCPMGPYLVTKDEIPDPHTLSIVTKVNGEVRQNGSTKDMLFSVSEIIETVSKYVTLEPGDVILTGTPAGVGKGMNPPQFLKAGDEVKIAIEGIGTLANRFA
- a CDS encoding Cof-type HAD-IIB family hydrolase, which encodes MNEHLIVLDLDGTLLTDEKKISALTKETLLKAKEAGHQVMIATGRPYRASQLYYQELSLTTPIVNFNGALIHHPKNPMWKTIHTTVNLSVVHDVVESVHKYEYDNLIAEVMDDVYLHREDEGVLQLLHMGNPNILTGDLKNTLKEDPTSLLIQADDVNTPIIRKHLQDVHAELIEHRRWGAPFPIIEIVHKGLSKAVGIDYIAKEMGIPRERIIAFGDEDNDLEMIEYAGVGVAMSNGIDDLKTIANEITLSNNEDGIGKFLQDRLKL
- a CDS encoding YisL family protein; translated protein: MDFLTSTTHMHITTWVIALILFFIAALSGKKMKAVHMILRVMYILVIVTGLSLFLEWRDKITESGMNYDMKVLFGILVIGFMEMVLVRKSKGKSVNMFWVLFGIVLLITLYLGLSMGIGVNF